From the Lathyrus oleraceus cultivar Zhongwan6 chromosome 4, CAAS_Psat_ZW6_1.0, whole genome shotgun sequence genome, one window contains:
- the LOC127136506 gene encoding uncharacterized protein LOC127136506, producing the protein MGAPGHTLENCFAFQNRVQDLIEAKAVSFTPRRPNVNTNPMPTHKDASVSAIEENDQGKLVCKVEEIQTPIARIEAQLLKSGLIPEELVDEENNKKLRDFIQQMMDQGELQINHRVKSKREKEIAVVDIPYDEVNVEIRISPSMIEFPAPFAYEDEKAVPWIYQPRAFKQGQEDQPLVINERSVTLIVRPIGMTHSGRVFTPRTADTSAKAKGNEAAVQIPVPNQEMKDIHLSPKAAVTREEAEEFLRIIKKSDYKVVDQLNQTPSKISMLSLLLSSEAHKNSLLKVLSAAHITKDITIEQFDDVIACVTTDNFLGFNDDELPIEGKKHNKALHISLKCIYTILSRVLVDTGSSLNVMPKTTLIKLPTEGISMKPNTLIVKEFDGSSCLLGRHWIHSIGAVTSTLHQKLKFITNDKMIVIGGDEDILVSHLTSFRYIEVDGEITETPFQSLEVANMMAIQQTLETPKSGPSMASWQGAKAVMESENAQD; encoded by the exons ATGGGAGCACCCGGTCATACCTTGGAGAATTGTTTCGCATTTCAAAATcgggtacaagacttgatcgaagcAAAGGCTGTCTCATTCACTCCGAGACGCCCGAACGTAAACACCAATCCCATGCCAACACATAAGGATGCTTccgtcagtgccattgaggagaATGATCAAGGTAAATTGGTCTgtaaggttgaagagattcaaacccctatcGCCAGGATAGAAGCACAATTGTTGAAGAGTGGTCTAATCCCGGAGGAGCTAGTTGATGAGGAGAACAATAAAAAGTTGAGGGATTTTATACAACAAATGATGGATCAAGGCGAGTTACAGATAAATCACCGTGTCAAGAGCAAGAGAGAGAAAGAGATAGCCGTGGTGGACATTCCTTACGATGAGGTTAATGTGGAGATACGTATAAGCCCATCGATGATAGAGTTTCCAGCACCGTTCGCGTATGAAGATGAGAAGGCGGTCCCGtggatatatcagcccagagcttttaagcaagGGCAAGAAGACCAACCTTTGGTTATCAATGAACGAAGCGTCACTTTGATTGTAAGGCCGATAGGAATGACACATAGTGGCCGAGTGTTCACGCCAAGAACTGCTGATACTTCTGCAAAGGCTAAAGGGAATGAAGCTGCTGTCCAGATCCCCGTCCCTAATCAAGAAATGAAAGACATACACCTGTCTCCTAAAGCGGCAGTCACTCGTGAAGAGGCTGAGGAATTTTTGaggataatcaagaagagtgattataaaGTGGTGGACCAACTGAATCAAACACCTTCAAAAATTTCCATGTTATCTTTATTACTCAGCTCAGAAGCACATAAGAATTCGCTGTTGAAAGTATTAAGCGCTGCACATATCACGAAAGACATAACGATAGAACAGTTTGACGATGTGATAGCTTGTGTGACCACTGATAATTTTTTGGGTTTTAACGATGACGAACTGCCGATCGAGGGAAAGAAACATAACAAAGCCCTACATATCTCCTTGAAATGCATATACACTATACTATCAAGGGTATTAGTAGACACAGGTTCCTCGCTAAACGTCATGCCGAAGACTACTTTGATAAAGCTGCCAACGGAAGGGATAAGTATGAAGCCCAACACACTAATCGTAAAGGAatttgatggctcaag TTGCCTACTTGGGAGACATTGGATTCACTCCATAGGCGCCGTCACCTCCACTCTACATCAAAAGctaaaattcattacaaatgacaagatgattgtgATTGGAGGGGATGAGGATATCTTGGTTAGCCACTTGACGTCTTTCCGGtatatcgaggtggatggcgagataACTGAGACACCATTCCAATCCTTGGAAGTGGCAAATATGATGGCCATCCAACAGACATTGGAGACCCCGAAATCAGGACCATCCATGGCCTCGTGGCAAGGAGCTAAGGCTGTTATGGAAAGTGAAAATGCTCAAGACTAG